A segment of the Streptomyces sp. NBC_01235 genome:
ATGTCGGGGACCTCCCAGGAGGGCTCGGCGGAGGACTCGTCGGGGCCGGCGTACACGAAGACGAGTCCGCTGTGCTCGCGGACCAAGAAGCCGCCGAGGGCCACCTTGGGCGTGCGGACCGCGAACGGTGCCGTCACACACCGCCCGTCCGTCCCGAACCGCCATCCGTGGAAGGGGCATTCCACGGTCCCGTCCACGACCTTCCCGCCGACGCCCAGATGCGCGCCGTAGTGCGGACAGTGCGCGTCCCGCACGGCGGCCCGCCCGTCGGCCCCGCGGAAGGCGATGAGCGCCCGCCCGAAGTAGTGCAGGCCGACGACCTTGCCCGGCTTCAGTTCGCGGCTGCGCAGGACGGCGTACCAGCCGTGCGGCACGGCCGGCATCGGATAGGCGTCGGCTCGGGGGTCGCGGGGGAGGGCGGCGAGGGGGTCGGTGTCCCCGCGCCGCCCTTTGGCCTTGTCATGGCTCCGACGGAGTAAATCCATGCGGTGATGTTAGAGGTTCTGGTGCGAGTCCTGAGTGGTGGTGTTGGTTGTTCCCTGGCTGTGGAACGTGTTGTTCGTGTCGCTGTTGTACGTCGGCAGGACGTGGCTGAGGGTGAGGTCGATGGGCAGGAGCGAGCCGTTCCCGGTGCCGCCGCCGTTTCCGCCGCGGTCGCCGCCGGTGACAGGGGTCGGATCGCTCGCCCTGGCGCTGAGGCCGCCTCCTGCCTGTTCGACGACGGTGGCGGTGTTGGTGACGGTGCAGGGAGCGTCTTCGGCCACGTTGACGACGATCTCCACCGTGTAGAGGGAATCGGGAGGCAGGTCGGTGGTACAGGTGACCACTGTGAACGTGGCGTCCCTGCTACAGGTGCCGAAGTCCCCGTTGGAGTTGAAAGAGGCGACCGTGAGGCCCTGGGGCAGGGCGTCGGTCATCACCGTCGTGCCGATGGCCTCGGTCTCATCGGTATTGCTGACCGTGATCTGGTAGGTCCCCTGCCCGCCTCGGGCGAAGTCCCCCGTGTGGGCCTTCGAGATGTTCAGATTGCCCTGGGCGTACGCGGGCGTGGTCCCGATGCCGAGCGGCAGGGCGACGCTCAGCGTCAGAACGGTGGCGGCGGCGGACGCGCGCCGCCTCAAGGTGTGCGTGGGCCAGGCCAAGGTCGGGTCCTCCTGTTGTGCGACGGTCGTGCCGGGGCGCCCACGACGCGCACGTGACGCATGCCGGACACCTGCACTGACAACAAAGGACGCCGGGAGGACCGGCTCAAGGGGCGCCGCGCCGATTTCACCCGATCGCCAGGGAAGCCCGGCGCGAGGGGCGGCGGGCCCGGGTGAAGGCGACGTCGGCCTCCCGCAGGGCGCGTTCGCGGAACGGAAGGCGATGAGCGCCCGCCCGAAGTGGTGCAGGCCGACGATCCTGCCCGGCCGCAGCTCACGGCCCCGGAGCACGGCGTACACCCGTACGGGACGGCGGGCATCGGATACGCGTCGGCTCGCGGATCCCGCCCGAGGGCGAGCCCGGGAGGGAGTGGTCGTGGCCGTGGTCGCGTGCTCGTCATGGCTCCGACGTAATGGAAGGCGCCGATGCCAGTGGGCCTAAGAGAGCCCGGCGGTAGGCGTCACTTGAGTCTTCTGGTGGTGGGTAGGTGTCCCAGCGGTAGCGCGGCGGACACGCGTGCGGAGCGTGACGAGTACGCATGGCCGCGCCCGGCTGATCCGTAGATCCTCGAACGTCGGCTGAAGCCTGGCCGGGCGGGCGGCTGCTGAAGGGTCAGGCGGCGGGAACCGCCTGCGGATAGAGCACGCTCGGGTCGGCGGACAGGGCCGCCTTGAGCTGGACGCAGTTGTTGTCGGCGAGGATCTCCATCTTCCCGGCCTCGATACCGTCGAGGCCGGCGCGCACGACATCGGCGGGGTCGTTCTTCTCCACGTCCCACCCGGCCATCATGTCGGTGTCGGTGCTGGCCAGGTGCAGGCCCGTCACCGCGGTTCCCTGGCCCGCGAGTTCGAGGCGGATGCCGTTGGTGAGGCTCCACGCCGCCGCCTTCGCCGCGCTGTAGGCGTTGGCCCCGTCGTAGGCGAGCCAGGACATCGCCGACAGGACGTTGAGGATGGCCCCGCCGCCATTGGCGGCCAGGACGGGGGTGAACGCCCGGACCACGTTGAGGGTGCCGAAGTAGTT
Coding sequences within it:
- a CDS encoding SDR family oxidoreductase; the protein is MKITGSVALVTGANRGIGRHFAQQLLHRGATKVYATARTPRLVDLPGAEVLRLDITDPASVAAAAGAASDVTLLINNAGVFTQQNLVTGDPEKIRLEMDTNYFGTLNVVRAFTPVLAANGGGAILNVLSAMSWLAYDGANAYSAAKAAAWSLTNGIRLELAGQGTAVTGLHLASTDTDMMAGWDVEKNDPADVVRAGLDGIEAGKMEILADNNCVQLKAALSADPSVLYPQAVPAA